Proteins co-encoded in one Malus sylvestris chromosome 9, drMalSylv7.2, whole genome shotgun sequence genomic window:
- the LOC126582878 gene encoding 14-3-3-like protein D, with product MGLATERENFAYLAKLAEQAERYDEMVDAMKKVANLDVELTVEERNLLSVGYKNVVGARRASWRILSSIEQKEEAKGNEIHVKQLKEYRRKVESELSTICSDIMAVIDEHLIPSATVGESTVFYYKMKGDYYRYLAEFKSGDDKKEAAEQSKKAYETATTTAEVELPSTHPIRLGLALNFSVFYYEIMNAPESACHLAKMAFDEAIAELDSSNEESYKDSTLIMQLLRDNLTLWTSDHPEDGEDSQKVNGNAKVGELEEANSQIS from the exons ATGGGTCTCGCTACTGAACGGGAGAACTTCGCTTACCTTGCCAAGCTCGCTGAGCAGGCAGAGCGATACGATG AGATGGTTGATGCAATGAAGAAGGTCGCAAATCTTGATGTTGAATTGACGGTTGaagagagaaacttgctctctGTTGGGTACAAGAATGTTGTTGGTGCTCGTCGCGCATCATGGAGGATCCTATCATCTATTGAACAGAAAGAGGAAGCAAAAGGAAATGAGATTCATGTGAAGCAACTCAAGGAGTATAGACGGAAGGTTGAATCAGAGCTCTCAACCATTTGTAGTGATATCATGGCAGTGATCGATGAGCATCTCATTCCTTCAGCTACAGTTGGTGAATCAACTGTTTTCTATTATAAGAT GAAAGGAGATTATTATAGGTATCTTGCAGAATTCAAGAGCGGTGACGATAAAAAAGAGGCTGCTGAACAGTCAAAGAAAGCATACGAg ACTGCCACCACTACTGCTGAGGTCGAGTTGCCTTCCACGCATCCCATCCGTTTGGGTCTGGCTCTGAATTTCTCAGTCTTCTATTATGAAATCATGAATGCTCCAGAAAG TGCTTGCCACCTTGCAAAGATGGCTTTTGATGAAGCTATTGCTGAGCTTGACTCTTCGAATGAGGAGTCATACAAAGATAGCACCTTAATCATGCAGCTTTTAAGGGACAACCTCACATTGTGGACTTCTGACCATCCAGAAGATGGAG AGGATTCCCAAAAGGTGAATGGCAATGCCAAGGTTGGCGAGTTGGAAGAGGCAAACTCACAGATTTCTTAG